A region of the Mytilus galloprovincialis chromosome 1, xbMytGall1.hap1.1, whole genome shotgun sequence genome:
ttATTAGGTATACTACCATTCATTAACAGTAGACTAGTCCAAGCAAGATAACCAAGGATATTACCCTAACCTACACACTCGAAGCATTTTGCtgtaaaaaatgtttgaagaagaCCTAATGACCAATTCCATATCTGTTAACCTTTGAGAAAATCTACGTTCGCAATTTGTTGGATTGAAATAGTTATACTGAAAGATGTTGAACATGTTTTATTGATCAATAGAATGACAGTGAAAGTTTTTGGTGGGTTATTCAAATGGTGTGTTATACATTTACTTATCTATATTTTTATGATATGAATGAAATTCTGAATTCTTAAAATCTGGAGAGCTCacataacacaatattgactaccCCAAATTGTGGTTAAtcctttcaaatattttaaaagtttcaacatgtagttatgtattttatttttcatgtattaGAGAGGGGCCTGGGGTCAATattccattttatttatttttaaacaacatCTGGTATAAAAGTatagttattttataaattattttaatgtaatatattttttaaatttactgtaTTATTCATACTATGTGTATATTTGTATATGCTTGGAAACGGGCCCTTTTAATTTGATTCAATAAATATTCTTGTTGTATGAACAATATATCTTTGTTTCTAGTCATGCAtcaatatatagtttttttttcagacagACATATGCATTTCTACTTACCATTAATGGCGCCCAACAAATTGCAAATACTGTTGTTATCACGCACATCAGAACAatcatttgtttttctatatCTTTTTGTTTTCGAAATTTCTTTCTAGCTTTTGCATTTTCGTGAAAAACTGGTTCTAGATTGCCTTGCTCTTTAAGCGTCACTTTCTTTAAATATCTGACGCGTAACAAGATAAACATGACGTATATATTACATGATGACATCACAATAATGACGGTTAAATTGACGGAAGAATAGAAATATCCATATGCCGAACTCACTGGATCGTAACTATGGAAATCTAAAAAACACCAAGTACATGGATATTGAATTACATAACGTCCAAAACCCAACAATGGAAATATTCCAATGACAAATACAGTGATCCATATTGTGATCAAAACCATTCTTCCAAACTTCTTACGGCAATATTGGTTATGAAAGAAGGGAAATCTCACTGCAAACAATCTTTCTATCGCCATTGCACATACAATTAAAGGTGTTGCTATTCCGAAGCAAACCATACAAAAACCGTTGAATTTGCATAGCATTTCTCCTCCAACCCATTTCCTATTATTAACATACTGTACTACAGGTACGGGTGATGTACAAATAATTCCTGTCAAATCCGTCCAAGCAAGTCCTGCAACTAACGTATAAAATACACTTTGACTTTTGTTTTTATGCAACACATATAAAGCAAGGATATTTCCCAACAAACCCGCTAAAGACATTAATATGGGAGATATAATGGTAGCTCCTTGGTGGTCACCACTCACTGATACGGTTTCATTCGAACAGCTTCTATTGCAGAATTTCGGCAAGCTAAATGAATCCATCGTTCTAGCAGAGTACATCTCTTCACGTTATAAACATCGCTACTGAACAAGCTCCGAGGTTGAACTATAATTATCAGATTGACTAAGCCTTCAACCACGTAGTTTTATTCCATGATTTTAGATGATGACACCCGATATAAAAATACGAATGGAAATAATGACCTGCAATAGAAAGTTCTAATGAATTATTTGTTCATGGAACAATCAGTTTAATCAATATGCGTTATACTATAAATCCATGTTTATGCTAGGTGTTAACATGAATGGGAAAAGTATCATATTTTCCACTAATGTTTGTCGGTCACCAACATGATGTTAATATGCTTAACTTTGACATTTCGTTCTATTTAATGTACGTGTTATTCATCGATCTGGTCCATACATTAGGGAAATAACAACACATAAATTTTACAGATTCTCAAAATTAAATATCCTTGGACTAATTATCTCAAATCGAAATGGAACAATATTTATGTGCCAATTACCGTTGTTTACTTATTCTTAAAATCCATTACCGCAGGAATATCCTAGTTTGTGACGGAGCTGTCAATTATTGTATGAAGAAATAATTTAATCATACTACCTAATGACCGAGTAACGGTCTCTGTTGGGATTTGTGGTGACAatcagaaattaaaattgatattcataaaAGTACCAAGATTGTTGCAGAAAATCAGGACTCGGACGAAGAGAATAAAGATTTAAAATCGTGATAGCGAACGACATTATTGAATCCAACAAAGAATCAAATTATTGCTTACATTTATACTTTTGATACACTGTAAATACATTGAATACATTGTGGAACTGTCCATGACGTTAACATACTAAATTCCTGGgttgtgttttagttgattttagtcttaCTGGgttgtgttttagttgattttagtttCCCTGGGTTGTGTTTTAGTTGAATTTAGTCTCCCTGGgttgtgttttagttgattttagtctctgatgcatgatttttatgccccacctacgatagtagaggggcattatgttttctggtctgtgactcgttcgttcgttcgttggtTCGTTCGTtggttcgttcgttcgtccgtccgtccgtccgttcgtctgtgcgtccgttctggttaaagtttttggtcaaggtagtttttgatgaagctgaagtccaatcaactcgaaacttagtacacttgttgcttatgatatgatctttctaattttaaagccaaattagactttggaacccaatttcacggtccactgaacatagaaaatgaaagtgggagtttcaggttaaagtttttggtcaaggtagattttgatgaagctgaagtccagtcaacttgaaaacttagtacatatgttccctctAATAGTAtaatctttttacttttaatgccaaattagattattacccaatttcacggtccatggaacatggaaaaggatagtgcgagtggggcatccgtgtactttggacacattcttgtttttattaatttaatttggcTTGTAACTAGCTTTCTGTAACTGCAAGTACTATCAAATCGTACTTTCGTGTTAATTTGAATACATTGGTGGTTCTGACAAAGCATTATTTTTCGCcagttatttaatttttgtttcgcaaAAAAGCATGTGATTTAGTAACGTTAAGTAATCTACTAAAGCATTTATATGCGCAATTAATTTACTTCTATAATTTATCTCTTATATCGTTAAAgtgtatttcgttgaacatttaaagtaagaaaatcaaataaatagCGGAAGGGAATAAGCAAACCACATTCATTAAGATAAACTCAATTACTTTGACTTCTGTTCACAGTTGACAAGGAAAAGGAAGaacaagagagaaaaaaaaaaaccacacaaattCTTACGGAAATTCACATTCTAAGAGACAAAAAATCCTAcagaaattcaaatatatttacagATCCCTTAAAATTCTACAGTCCTATATAATTGAGATTTTCATTGATTACTATCGCGTTTGTGTCAAAATTGACGCACTCCAAAAATGTTTGAATTAACATcctatgaaatatatatataatggtcGACAACCATCAAAAAGCCACACAACCTCAAAGAGACCACATTTTCAGGAATTGCATATATAGATTCAATAATTTCTCTCTGTCACTTTCAAAATTTCGGGCTTTAAGAaatttatatatcataaaaaaaacacattttatgcgTATTTGTAGTATTACAGATTTTAATATTACGTACTCAAATTGTTAAAAACGACGCCACTGATACATATGAATACTTTCATAAAAGTCCCTTTGCTTTGTTTTGCGTTATatattatgtaaacaaaatcaaaaacacaAAGAACATGATAGACAAACACGGGTTGAAAAAATTAGACAACTAGTCAAAGCTCTAATAATAATATCCGGGTGAATACCCAGCTCCATGCAAAGTTCGTTATGTTACAGAAAACCTAAAAAATAACTCGAACcaaaaatatcac
Encoded here:
- the LOC143054569 gene encoding prostaglandin E2 receptor EP3 subtype-like, with product MYSARTMDSFSLPKFCNRSCSNETVSVSGDHQGATIISPILMSLAGLLGNILALYVLHKNKSQSVFYTLVAGLAWTDLTGIICTSPVPVVQYVNNRKWVGGEMLCKFNGFCMVCFGIATPLIVCAMAIERLFAVRFPFFHNQYCRKKFGRMVLITIWITVFVIGIFPLLGFGRYVIQYPCTWCFLDFHSYDPVSSAYGYFYSSVNLTVIIVMSSCNIYVMFILLRVRYLKKVTLKEQGNLEPVFHENAKARKKFRKQKDIEKQMIVLMCVITTVFAICWAPLMVQIIITMVTGKSNFVIDLTTVRLASLNQTLDPWLYILLRKSFIRKLCSYIRRCCSITSPRTSNHDDDKNNHANHLRCFRKQCHVANPQYQYHVQIHIPQAAQCVVHYKRSSTKSKSDESKKQQQLSFDLPDIAQGQSQKEAQPDVTDVKSSDPCKQCGTIHSSSKSSSGNKGGYLSVAFIPHSCHNSNDTAEECKPFDECSSAVEISKSRDSLSDDNHLESDVFITKSTDLSADLLSPQQNARQKLLSDLTPRPSTNRFSLRKKRAKSYT